The candidate division WOR-3 bacterium genomic sequence GTATTGCAATGGCACATAATGGTAATGTCACTAATTACTTTGAATTACGCAATGAATTATCAAAAAAATGTTTTCGGCAACTCACTTCTTATTCGGATGTTGAAGTTATTCTTAATGTCTTTGCTGATGAAATCGCAATGCAACCATTACACAATTTTAATTTTGATACTTTAGTTAAATCTGTAACAGGCGTTTTTAACCGCGTTGAGGGCAGTTATTCAGTTGTAGGAATGATTGCCAATATTGGACTTTTTGCGTTTCGTGACCCTTATGGAATTAAACCATTATGTTTTGGCAGAAAAGGCAAAAATTATATCTTTGCCTCAGAAAGTGTTGTTTTAGACCAACTGCAATATAAGTTAATCAGGGATGTCTTACCGGGTGAAGTAGTATTTGTTGACCGTAGCCGAAAAGTTCAATCTGCAGTTATCAAATCATATTGCCATTGTCCTTGTATTTTTGAATGGGTATATTTTGCCCGTCCTGATTCTATAATCGACGGCATTGAAGTTTATTCCGCGCGCTTAAGATTAGGTGAAAGATTAGGTCAGAAATGCCTCCAAGCAAAAATCAAACCTGATGTTGTTATTCCAATTCCTGATTCAGGCCGTGGTGCGGGTTTAGGCGTATCCAAAGTATTAGGTGTGGAACAAAAAGAAGGTTTTATCAAAAATTATTACATTGGCAGAACCTTTATTATGCCTAACCAAACGGACCGAACCAATTTAGTCCGGCTTAAGTTGAATCCGGTCTTTAGTGTCTTCAAAAATAAAAAGGTTTTAATTGTTGATGATAGTATTGTTCGAGGCACAACTGCCAAAGAAATCGTTTCATTAGCACGCAAAGCCGGTGCTAAAAAGGTCTATTATGCAGTAACTTGTCCACCCTTAAGATTTCCCTGTGTCTATGGCATTGATATGATGACCCGCGGTGAATTTATTGCTCGCAAAAATTCAATTGAACAGATACGAAAAAAAATTGGCGCTGATGTTTTAATTTATCAAGACCTTAATGATATGATTGAAAGTATTAAAGGTAACAAAAACCAAACTTTTTGCACTGCTTGTTTTACAGGCATCTATCCTACAGGACTAAAAACACACGATATTGTCAAATTGGAAAAGGCACGTATTAAATATCGTAAAAAACATAATAGATAAAACGAAACCATAAATAAAATGAAAGGAGTATAATGAAGATACCTTATTCAAAATGGCTAATAGTAGGTTATTTACTATTAGTTAATTTATTAACTGCAATTAAAATTGAACCACCAAGTAATGTTATGGCTCAGGATAATCCTAATGACGATGGTGGCCGAATTAAAATTACTTGGCAACTCTCTACCTCAGATTCATTGATTGAAGGATACAAAATTCTACGCAAGCAAGAGCACGATACAATGATATGTGAAGTCGGTTATATGGGCAAAGGCAGAACATCTTTTATTGATGAAAGCACAACCGATGGTGTTAAGTACACTTATCAAGTTATTGCCGTTCAGGATTCAATCGAATCCGCATCTGAATGGTCAAACTTGGCGTTCTCTAAACAGCAATGGTTTCACACTGATAGAATTAATGTTGTCTTCTTTACCTTGCTTTTCACTTTTCTCATTGTCTTTTTCATCAATCGCGCCAAAAAAGGTATTCATCTCTTTGTTCGGAAAATTGCTGGACTTTTAGCAGTTGAAGAAGCAGTTGGTCGAGCCACCGAAATGGGCAAACCAATTCTTTATGTACCAGGCTTAACTGGTATCAGTGATGTTGCGACAATTGCCGCAATGAATATTCTTGGTGAGGTTGCCAAAAAAATTGCCACCTACGATTCACAACTTATTGTTCCCAATACAGACCCGATTGTTTTTACTGTTGCTCAAGAAGTTGTCAAACAAGCCTATACTCAAGCTGGACGACCTGATGCGTTTAAACCTGATTCTGTCTATTTTGTGACTGATAGTCAATTTGCCTATGCGGCTGCTGTTGATGGTATTATGACCCGCGAAAAACCCGCAACTAATTTCTTTATGGGATATTTTTATGCTGAAGCACTCATATTAGCCGAAACCGGTGCTTCTACTGGTGCAGTGCAAATTGCCGGAACCGATTCTGTAATGCAACTTCCATTTTTTATTGTGGCTTGTGATTACACCCTAATGGGTGAAGAATTATATGCCGCATCTGCTTATCTTTCTCGTGAACCACTATTATTAGGTGGGCTTATCGGTCAAGACTGGGGAAAAGCAATAATTGTTTTGATTTTAATCATTGCGACTGTTATCGGTCTTTTAACTAATCTAAAAATATTAAATCTATTTTAGAATAGGAGTTGTAATTATGAAAGTTAGATTTCCTTTATTTTTAGTATTAATAACTGGTATCCTTGGAGCATTACCCTTTTTGATTCCGCACAGCATTGCTCAGAATTTTGATAATGAATTTCGCAATTCGGTTTTAAGAATTATCGGCGCTTTCTCATTAGTTTTAGGTGTGGGCAGTATTGTTCGGCATCATTTATATAAGATACAAAGAAGACGGGAAAATTGGGAATACAGTTATATTTTACTAATTAGTTTGGTTATTTCCGCAATCATCGGTCTATTTGGAGGCATAGATGGTCGTGGTTGGTTGCCAACTAAGATTGCAAAGTTTTCTTTTGATATTCAAACTATTTATACATATATCGTAATTCCTTTAGGCGCTACAATGTTTGCTATGCTTTCATTCTTTATGGCATCAGCTGCGTATCGTGCGTTCCGCGCCCGAACATTTGAAGCAACTCTGCTTTTGATTGCCGCATTTATTATGATGCTTGGCTCAGTGCCGTTAAGCAGTTATATTATCCCTAAACTTCCCAGTTTTGCTGAATGGATTTTAACAGTACCCAATACTGCGGCAAAACGAGGTATGGGATTTGGTATTTCTCTTGGCACATTAGCCACTTCATTAAAAATTATTCTTGGTATTGAGCGTGGTTGGCTTGGAGGTACCAAATGACCAATAACGAAAAGAATACTCAAATTACTTTTTGGGAAAGAATGACCAAAATTGACCGACGAGTAATCTACACACTACTATTATTGGTTGTAGTTATACCGTTAATTTTCCCGTTTAAGTTAAAACCTAAACCAATGCCACCTGTAGAAAAATTATATAATCATATAGATACTATTCCGGAAGATAAATGTTTAGTAATTTCAGTCGACTACACACCTGATACTGAGCCTGAACTTCATCCAATGACTATTGCTTTGTTAAGACATGCTTTTGCTCGCAATAAGAAAGTTGGTATCTTATGTATTTCTCTTTTGGGTTTAGGTTTAGCTCAGGATGCAATAACTACAGTAACTAATGAATTTAATAGCCGAGCTAAAACAAATGCTGATAGTATTATTTATGGCCGGGACTATGTATTCTGGGGTTGGCAACAACCACCTTTGGTTCCGATTTTGGGAATGGGCGAGAATATTGCTAAAGTTTTTCCGGTTGATTATTACGGCAATAAAACTGACACTTTGCCAATTATGAAAAAGATTAAAAATTACAATGATGTTGCAATTCTTGTTTCTATTGCAGGTAGTGCGGTTCCTTTCTGGTATATAACTTATGCACAAACTTCTTTTGGCGTTAGAATTGGTGCTGGTTCTACTGCAGTTCAAGCGGCTGATTTTTATCCCTATCTAAATTCTGGTCAAGTAACCGGAATGATGTCAGGTATGAAGGGCGCGGCCGAGTACGAACAATTAGTAGAAGAACGATGTAATGTCTTTGGCAGACGCAAAGCAACTGATGCAATGTCCTCTCAGACTGCAGCCCACATTTGGATTATGATAACGATTATTATCGGCAATATCGGATATTTTATAATTCGCCGAAGGAAAAAATGATAACCAGCGTTAATACTATGATTTTTTACAATCATACGGAGGAAAAGATGATAACCTACATTAATACTGGGTTTTTCATAATCCGACGGAGAAAAAGATGATAACCAACATTAATACTGGTGTTTTTCATAATCCGCCAGAGAAAAAATTGACATCCATCATTAATACTGGAGTTTTTCATAATCCCCAGAAAAAAATGACATCCAGCATTAATACTGGGGTTTTTTATAATCTGATGGAGAAAAGAATGACATCCATCATTAATACTGCATTTTTTATAATCAGACTAATTTTATAATCAGACTAAGAAAAAATGACAACCAGCATTAACACTAAGTTTTTTTTATGATTTGCAGGAGGAAAAATGACAATTAGTACTAATCCTTGGATTTGGGTCAGTGCGATTTTGACCCTTGGTATTTTTTCTTTTCTCTATAAAGAAAATCCTTTTTATCGTGTTTGTGAACATCTTTTCGTCGGTATC encodes the following:
- a CDS encoding fibronectin type III domain-containing protein, with the translated sequence MKIPYSKWLIVGYLLLVNLLTAIKIEPPSNVMAQDNPNDDGGRIKITWQLSTSDSLIEGYKILRKQEHDTMICEVGYMGKGRTSFIDESTTDGVKYTYQVIAVQDSIESASEWSNLAFSKQQWFHTDRINVVFFTLLFTFLIVFFINRAKKGIHLFVRKIAGLLAVEEAVGRATEMGKPILYVPGLTGISDVATIAAMNILGEVAKKIATYDSQLIVPNTDPIVFTVAQEVVKQAYTQAGRPDAFKPDSVYFVTDSQFAYAAAVDGIMTREKPATNFFMGYFYAEALILAETGASTGAVQIAGTDSVMQLPFFIVACDYTLMGEELYAASAYLSREPLLLGGLIGQDWGKAIIVLILIIATVIGLLTNLKILNLF
- the purF gene encoding amidophosphoribosyltransferase is translated as MCGVIGIYGKGDVVEEIYSGLYALQHRGQDSAGIITYNNTFHIKKGIGLVSKVFNAKNLERLKGNIGIGQVRYPTIGPGGVEDSQPFMVNAPFGIAMAHNGNVTNYFELRNELSKKCFRQLTSYSDVEVILNVFADEIAMQPLHNFNFDTLVKSVTGVFNRVEGSYSVVGMIANIGLFAFRDPYGIKPLCFGRKGKNYIFASESVVLDQLQYKLIRDVLPGEVVFVDRSRKVQSAVIKSYCHCPCIFEWVYFARPDSIIDGIEVYSARLRLGERLGQKCLQAKIKPDVVIPIPDSGRGAGLGVSKVLGVEQKEGFIKNYYIGRTFIMPNQTDRTNLVRLKLNPVFSVFKNKKVLIVDDSIVRGTTAKEIVSLARKAGAKKVYYAVTCPPLRFPCVYGIDMMTRGEFIARKNSIEQIRKKIGADVLIYQDLNDMIESIKGNKNQTFCTACFTGIYPTGLKTHDIVKLEKARIKYRKKHNR